TCGTCGGTCGTCACCGCGTCCAGGTCGCCGGCCTTCAGCTTCGCCACGCACTCGGAGTAGCTGGAGGCGGGGACCGGGGTCGCGTCGATGTCGAGCTTGCCGTCCGGCGGCGGGTCGATGACCCGCTTGTAGGAGTTCGACCCGGCGGCCTGGCAGAGCTTCTTGCCCTTGAGGTCGGCGGCCTTCTTGATCGATTCGTCGTCGGCCCGGATCATGGTGTCCTGGTGGGCGACGTAGTACGGGCCGCCGAAGGAGACCTGCTTCTTACGGGAGTCCGTGATCGAGTAGGTCGCGAAGATCAGGTCGACCTGACCGCCGGTGATGAAGGTCTCCCGGTTGGCCGAGCGGGTCTCCTTGAACGTGATGCCGTTCTCGGGGACGCCCAGCTCCTTGGCGACGTACTTGGCGACGTCGACGTCGAAGCCCTCGACGCCGCCCGGCGTCTTCAGGCCGAGCGCCGGCTGGTCGTACTTGACGCCGATCGTGATCTTCTTGTTCTCCTTGACCCGGTCCACGATGCTCTGCGCATCGGTGGCCTCGGTGTCGCTGCCGCAGGCGCTCAGCACCAGCGCGAGCGCTGCCGCCGCGCCGATGGCGCCGCCGAAACGACGTACTCGCATGTCTCTTCCTCTGCTTCTTTCGGGGCCGGTGGCCA
The nucleotide sequence above comes from Actinomadura algeriensis. Encoded proteins:
- a CDS encoding glutamate ABC transporter substrate-binding protein; translated protein: MRVRRFGGAIGAAAALALVLSACGSDTEATDAQSIVDRVKENKKITIGVKYDQPALGLKTPGGVEGFDVDVAKYVAKELGVPENGITFKETRSANRETFITGGQVDLIFATYSITDSRKKQVSFGGPYYVAHQDTMIRADDESIKKAADLKGKKLCQAAGSNSYKRVIDPPPDGKLDIDATPVPASSYSECVAKLKAGDLDAVTTDDLILAGFAKQQEGEFKVINDPFTDEKYGIGMRKGDTETCEAVNAAVTKMYQDGTAAKLLDKWFSGTGLKPTTTVPQFEGCA